Within Flagellimonas maritima, the genomic segment GAAAACATCCAGAATGGTGCAGAAGATCAATTTTTTAAAAGTAATTCGGCCATATTCCTTACAGGTCAATTCGATATAAATTCGACCATGATGTACGGTAGTTTTACATTTAGTAAAAATGGACAGCCCACCATCACGGATTTAAACGGTAATTTGTTGCCACAGCGACAGGCAAGAATTTCTGCTTTGGACATTCAGGGTACAAATTCATTATACCCCGCTACGAATCCCAATCCCACAGACCCTTGTAACGGTGTGGCCGAATGGTCTAGTTCTACAAGATATTCTGTAGGGGACAGAGTTACCTATTTTGGAAGTTTGTACGAAAGGGATTTTACCAGATGGAATTTTATAACAAGATGTAATTAATAATAACTGGGGTTAACTCTAAGACAAATTGTCTGGTTATAAAATAGAGGGGATGTTTTGAATACAGTTCATTTTTAGTCATTATAATATTGACTCTTTAAACTACTTTTGAACATCCTCTTTTTTACATTAAACACTTGCCCATATTTTTTTGATGTTCTTTAAGCCATCAAACAGTACTATGAACTTTCACCATATTTTAATTTTAGGTAGTTTGTAGGTGTAATGCCTTGGTATCTCTTAAATTGTCTGGTAAAATAAGAGGGGTCATTAAACCCCGACTTATACATGGCTTCGGCAATGACAGTGTTATTGGCATTAAAATGTTCGATTGCTTTTTCAATTCTAAACTCATTAACAAAATCTATAAAATTGCGATGGGTCATTTTTTTGAAAAATCTGCAGAACGAGTTGGGCGTAAGGCCTAATTTAGCTGATATTTCCATGACTGAAATTATCTTGTTATAATTTCCGTTTACGTATTCAAAAGCTTGTTCCAATCTCCATATCTCATCTTTTCTATACTTATTTAGGGGAATTGTATCGAATAAATTTCTGGAAACACCATAAGTGGATAAATAATCAAAAATAGAAAGCAGGTTGACCAACTTTCCTTGGTTTTCGAGATTGTGAAAATTTTCAAACTTGTCCGACACTATATTTTTGGTTTCTTCATCAAAAATTAGCACATGTCTCGATTTTTCGATCAGCTGTTTGACTCCTTCCAATTCTGGAAAAGCTTTCAATCTTTCTTCCAAAAAATCTTTTTTGAATTGAACGACAACTTCTAGGTTATCTTTAAAGTCCTTATTGCCAAAATCTGCATGTGGAATATTTCCTCCCAACAGCACAAGAACACCATTGGTATACTGTCTTTTTTTTGAACCGATATGGAGTTGACCTGATCCGTTTTTAACATAGACCAGTTCAAATTCTGGATGAATATGCCATCCAGTGGACTCACAATAGCTGGTTGCACTATAAGTCTCTATTTTAAAAGAAGTATTTGTGGCTACATTGATTGCCTCTAACATTGGTTTCATATAGTAAAACTATCCAAATAGTTTTTTAAATAACTGGAATTAGAATAAAATGTCTTATTTATGGAATAGTTTATTCTAGAAAATCTATACTGCACTTAGTTAATTTGTAAGAAGATTAGTCCTTATGAAGTCACTAAAGCTCATTTTTTCCGATCCAAGGTATTTTGCCCCTGCTTGGGTTTTTGCCAGTTTAAATATTTGGTTTGGTACTTGGGCCATATATATTCCAACCGTAAAAGATAAATTGGATATTGACAAAGCTGATTTGGGAATTGCTATTTTCTGTCTGTCTTTGGGCGTTTTTGCCATATTTCCTTTGGCATCAAAAATTATAAACAAGCTTGGTGTAGGTAAGGCTACTTGGTTGGGAGTGGTTTTGAGCAGTATTACTGCATTGTTCCCGCTATTGGTGCCCAATTACTACTTGTTGATGGTTTCTCTTTTTCTGTTTGGCATTTCTAACGGTCTCACGGATATTTCCATGAATACACTGGTTACGGAAATAGAGAAAGAGGATAAGCAGAACTTTATGTCTGCTGCTCATGGTTTTTTTAGCTTGGGAGGCGTAATAGTGGGTCTTGGAAGTTTTTTAATTCCGATAATAGGAAATCCTGCTTTGCATATGGGTGTCACCGTGGCGATTATCTTCTTAATTAATCTTTTAGTTTGCAAAAACTATAAGAATATCGTTTCTGCCCCTGTTGATAAAGAGCCATTTAGCTTAAAATTGTTTAAACCACTGTTTCTGTTGGGTATCATCGGTTTTATGGCAATGGGCAGTGAGGGAGCTATTGTTGATTGGAGCGGACTTTATTTAAAGGAAGTGACCTTGGCACCGGAAGTTCTAATTGGATCAGGCTTTTTGGCATTCTCTACAGCAATGACCTTAGGTAGATTTTTAGGTGACGGGATTAGCGCCAGAATAGGCTCCATAAAGATAGTTGCCCTTGGCTCATTGATTGCCATTTTAGGTTATTTGCTAGTACTTTCAGAAGAGACAATTTTAGCAATAATCGGTTTCGCTTTAAATGGGCTTGGATTTTCCGTAATAGTTCCGGAATTGTTCAGGATTGGAGGAAATGTAAAGGGAGTTGACTCTGCCCAAGGCGTTTCTTTTATAGCAGGCACTGGATATACCGGTTTTTTACTTGGTCCTGTAATTCTCGGTTTTCTTGCAGAAACCGCTTCTCTAAAACTTAGCTTTATTCTACTATTGGGTTGCACAATACTTGTTTTATTGACGACTTTTGTCTTGAAAAGAAATACCTAGAAGCTTTATTCCATTTGTACATTCAAATTAGTAAAGTTAAGACTGAAGCCGCCTTCCGCTTTTTTATGTTCCCGAACCAATTTTAAACCTTTTATATCTACATAATCCTCCCATGTAGTAGTCATTGAAGGCTCAGTTTGATTTGCTTTTCTAAATACCCATTCACGAATAATAAAGTCATCTTTAAAATAGAAGTCGTATGCATCTCCAGGGGTATAACCTCCTTTTTTACCATATAAGATTGTCAGTTTTTGCATTGGTTCTTGACTTATTGGGGAAGTTTCGTTCTTAAAATGTTCATGGGTAAAGT encodes:
- a CDS encoding AraC family transcriptional regulator, with product MKPMLEAINVATNTSFKIETYSATSYCESTGWHIHPEFELVYVKNGSGQLHIGSKKRQYTNGVLVLLGGNIPHADFGNKDFKDNLEVVVQFKKDFLEERLKAFPELEGVKQLIEKSRHVLIFDEETKNIVSDKFENFHNLENQGKLVNLLSIFDYLSTYGVSRNLFDTIPLNKYRKDEIWRLEQAFEYVNGNYNKIISVMEISAKLGLTPNSFCRFFKKMTHRNFIDFVNEFRIEKAIEHFNANNTVIAEAMYKSGFNDPSYFTRQFKRYQGITPTNYLKLKYGESS
- a CDS encoding MFS transporter; the encoded protein is MKSLKLIFSDPRYFAPAWVFASLNIWFGTWAIYIPTVKDKLDIDKADLGIAIFCLSLGVFAIFPLASKIINKLGVGKATWLGVVLSSITALFPLLVPNYYLLMVSLFLFGISNGLTDISMNTLVTEIEKEDKQNFMSAAHGFFSLGGVIVGLGSFLIPIIGNPALHMGVTVAIIFLINLLVCKNYKNIVSAPVDKEPFSLKLFKPLFLLGIIGFMAMGSEGAIVDWSGLYLKEVTLAPEVLIGSGFLAFSTAMTLGRFLGDGISARIGSIKIVALGSLIAILGYLLVLSEETILAIIGFALNGLGFSVIVPELFRIGGNVKGVDSAQGVSFIAGTGYTGFLLGPVILGFLAETASLKLSFILLLGCTILVLLTTFVLKRNT